In Nitrosopumilus sp. b3, one DNA window encodes the following:
- the uvrC gene encoding excinuclease ABC subunit UvrC has protein sequence MTFDISTINVPTNPGIYLMKDSEKKIIYIGKAKNLRNRVKSYFTKNQNYKTQKLVEKISDIEFVLTDNESEAFLLESNMIKKYRPRFNIELKDQQRYTYLRISDEKYPRLLVARRTRDGKFLGKGKTFGPFTQGSSKLLTIGTLRKAFQIRICKTLPKKVCLEYHLGNCEGPCEFKDAQKRYSKHVSALEDVLKGKNQTKIFTKKLEEEMHQAAKLQQFERAKDIRDTLVRLGSLQTKQKMEYVDKSDEEYFGIGILEQSATVMNFRMINGVIRDSDKFFFDLVGDNSFSNFLFQYYSTHKIPKFILVSENPEKKELLESLLSEQAGFSVKISSPAKGKRKEIINLILKNIRLIHSKGSEPGLVELKEILNLPEIPKIIECFDISNHGADFAVGSMARFVDGQPNKSGYRKFKIKTVSGRDDFAMIGEIIKRRYFRLLEEKSQLPDLIVIDGGKGQLNAAINSLESLGLKLPCISLAKENEEVYVPKNKNPLTISRDKPSLKILQHARDETHRFGVAYNRTIRKNKIK, from the coding sequence ATGACTTTTGATATTTCCACAATAAACGTCCCTACAAATCCTGGAATCTATTTGATGAAAGATTCTGAGAAAAAAATCATCTATATTGGCAAAGCAAAAAATTTACGAAACAGAGTAAAGTCATATTTTACAAAAAACCAAAACTACAAGACACAAAAACTGGTGGAAAAAATTTCAGACATTGAATTTGTTTTAACTGATAATGAAAGCGAGGCTTTTCTGTTAGAATCAAACATGATAAAGAAATATCGCCCTAGATTCAATATTGAGTTAAAAGATCAACAAAGATACACGTATCTTAGAATTTCAGATGAAAAATACCCTCGTCTGCTTGTTGCAAGAAGAACTAGGGATGGCAAATTTTTAGGTAAAGGAAAAACTTTTGGTCCATTTACTCAGGGTAGCTCAAAACTACTCACTATTGGAACATTACGAAAAGCCTTCCAGATTAGAATTTGTAAAACTTTGCCAAAAAAAGTATGCCTTGAATACCATTTGGGTAATTGTGAGGGACCTTGTGAATTCAAAGATGCTCAGAAAAGATATTCAAAACATGTTTCTGCATTGGAAGATGTTCTAAAGGGTAAAAATCAAACAAAAATCTTTACAAAAAAACTTGAAGAAGAGATGCATCAAGCAGCAAAACTCCAGCAATTTGAGCGAGCAAAAGACATTCGTGACACTCTAGTAAGACTGGGAAGTCTTCAGACTAAACAAAAAATGGAATATGTTGATAAATCTGATGAGGAATATTTTGGAATTGGCATTTTAGAACAATCTGCAACTGTAATGAATTTTAGAATGATTAATGGCGTAATTCGCGATAGTGATAAATTCTTTTTTGATCTGGTGGGTGATAATTCTTTTTCAAATTTTCTTTTTCAGTATTATTCTACTCACAAAATTCCAAAATTCATTCTAGTTAGTGAGAATCCTGAAAAAAAAGAGTTGCTGGAATCTTTACTATCTGAGCAAGCAGGATTTAGTGTGAAAATATCTTCTCCTGCAAAAGGAAAGCGAAAAGAAATCATTAATTTAATTTTAAAAAATATTCGATTAATTCACTCAAAAGGTTCTGAGCCTGGGTTAGTTGAACTAAAAGAAATTCTAAATTTGCCTGAAATCCCTAAAATTATTGAATGCTTTGATATTTCAAATCATGGTGCTGACTTTGCTGTGGGCTCAATGGCTAGATTTGTTGATGGACAACCCAACAAATCAGGATATAGAAAGTTTAAAATTAAAACTGTGTCTGGTAGAGATGATTTTGCAATGATTGGTGAAATAATTAAAAGACGATATTTTAGATTACTAGAAGAAAAATCTCAATTACCTGACTTGATAGTTATTGATGGTGGGAAAGGTCAGCTTAATGCTGCAATAAATTCTCTGGAATCCTTAGGATTAAAACTTCCGTGCATTTCTTTGGCAAAAGAAAATGAAGAAGTTTACGTTCCAAAAAATAAAAACCCACTAACAATTTCAAGGGATAAACCGTCCTTGAAAATTTTACAGCATGCTAGAGATGAGACACATCGATTTGGAGTAGCATATAATAGAACAATTAGGAAAAATAAAATAAAATAA
- a CDS encoding NAD(P)/FAD-dependent oxidoreductase: MSVINCNCCDLVFDSESKYYAHYVATHKSTSPSIKKILILGGGFGGINVLNKIEKKFQNESIEITIVSDENFFLFTPMLPQVASGLLHPSNITIPVRYFCKKAKFLHASIDSIDLEQQLVTIQRSFDNKVRTLEYDYLVLALGGQTNFFNNENLEKHSFTMKTIADAIAIKNHLIVMLEHAAQTGNYELQRTLLTFVVVGAGFAGVETVSEINQFIKNSISKSYPTINPKNVNVILVSAKDRILPEVDEKLSEKATEFIEKDGVMILKNTKAIDADEENVHLSNGGKLSCATLIWTGGTKMDRVISELKCEHGLGGRVIVDGSLRMKNKENVFVLGDCALIKDDSLNSYYPSTAQHAIREGKTVAENLLLSFKKQNKLKKFTFHSLGIMAIIGERVGIATIAGKNISGLSAWLIWRTYYLSKIPTFGKKLKICVDWFTDSILARDVTLVGSIKKKEIHSIHVNENMPSIKEQLISDI, from the coding sequence ATGTCTGTGATTAATTGTAATTGCTGTGATCTTGTATTTGATTCCGAATCAAAATATTATGCACATTACGTAGCTACTCATAAGAGTACTTCGCCATCTATAAAGAAAATTTTGATTTTAGGAGGAGGTTTTGGTGGAATAAATGTGTTAAATAAAATTGAAAAAAAGTTTCAAAATGAATCTATTGAAATCACTATTGTGTCTGATGAAAATTTCTTTCTTTTTACTCCCATGCTGCCTCAAGTCGCCTCAGGATTGTTGCATCCAAGCAACATTACAATACCAGTAAGATATTTTTGTAAAAAGGCAAAATTTCTACATGCCTCAATTGATTCAATTGATTTGGAACAGCAATTAGTGACAATTCAAAGATCATTTGATAATAAAGTCAGAACTTTGGAATATGATTATCTAGTATTGGCATTAGGTGGTCAAACAAATTTTTTCAATAATGAAAATCTTGAAAAACATTCATTCACAATGAAAACTATCGCAGATGCAATCGCAATTAAAAATCATCTGATTGTCATGTTGGAGCATGCTGCGCAAACAGGAAATTATGAATTACAAAGAACCTTGTTAACATTTGTAGTTGTAGGTGCCGGATTTGCAGGAGTTGAAACAGTTAGTGAAATTAACCAGTTTATTAAAAATTCAATATCAAAATCATACCCTACAATAAATCCAAAAAATGTTAATGTAATTTTAGTTTCTGCAAAAGATCGTATCTTGCCTGAAGTTGATGAAAAATTATCTGAAAAGGCTACAGAATTTATTGAAAAAGATGGGGTAATGATTTTAAAAAATACAAAAGCTATTGATGCTGATGAAGAGAATGTTCACTTAAGTAATGGCGGGAAATTATCTTGCGCTACTTTGATTTGGACTGGTGGCACAAAAATGGATAGAGTGATTTCTGAATTAAAATGTGAACATGGTCTTGGCGGGAGAGTTATAGTAGATGGATCATTGAGAATGAAGAATAAAGAAAATGTCTTTGTTTTGGGCGACTGTGCTCTGATAAAGGATGATTCTTTGAATTCGTATTATCCGTCAACTGCACAGCATGCAATTAGAGAAGGAAAAACTGTCGCAGAGAATTTACTGCTTTCATTTAAGAAACAAAATAAATTAAAAAAATTCACTTTTCATAGTTTAGGTATAATGGCAATTATTGGTGAAAGAGTTGGAATAGCAACAATTGCCGGAAAAAACATTTCAGGTCTTTCTGCATGGTTGATTTGGCGAACATACTATCTATCAAAAATACCCACATTTGGTAAAAAATTAAAAATTTGTGTAGATTGGTTTACAGACAGTATTCTGGCACGAGATGTAACCCTTGTTGGTTCTATCAAAAAGAAAGAAATTCATTCAATTCATGTAAATGAAAATATGCCATCAATAAAGGAACAATTAATATCCGATATCTAA
- a CDS encoding YncE family protein translates to MNFKHTGHITIIVLIFGCLIFVGNAYAIQDSVSVGSFPRDIDFDPFLNNLYVPNYESGTISVIDATNMIIKNTISINENNSNPTRLAVDKNQHLVYVTDKISGTLSIIDGIDGKVINTIKIGESLWDIVINEKSNKLYISDLVENKIIVIDKNNFKIIKSIFVNSSPWSIAINQNTNKVYVASGTSEAINVIDGETDSLIYEINPGVKPWGLSINEKSKVLYVSSWDSNQIIVIDIQTDQIIYEIPIISGAWQMTTNQNNGITIISNEHSNELYLLDENSRKIQTISVLDSPQSMIASPTSNIIYVTNPLSNSVSSVVYDYEYHGLSPIIEEIITDNDSINDELILEVIQGISNVPQREDFDTDMISGLLKNLGITGEFDGNGIARILLDDYNEKKELQPKTAIVPSWTTDLAMMFSDDLGSQPTREINCDDDAFFPINDIDNINPFDVWVSILPICALS, encoded by the coding sequence ATGAATTTCAAGCATACTGGACATATTACAATTATAGTATTGATCTTTGGATGTCTCATATTTGTAGGAAATGCTTACGCCATTCAAGATTCAGTTTCAGTTGGAAGTTTTCCACGAGATATTGATTTTGATCCATTTTTGAATAATTTGTATGTCCCAAATTATGAATCAGGGACAATTTCTGTGATAGATGCAACAAATATGATAATAAAGAATACTATTAGCATAAATGAAAATAATTCAAATCCTACCAGATTAGCTGTAGATAAAAATCAACATTTGGTATATGTTACAGACAAAATATCTGGTACACTTTCAATAATTGATGGAATTGACGGAAAAGTGATCAATACAATCAAAATTGGAGAATCATTATGGGATATAGTAATAAATGAGAAAAGCAACAAGTTATACATTTCAGACTTAGTTGAAAACAAAATAATTGTGATTGATAAAAATAATTTTAAAATAATTAAATCCATATTTGTAAATTCAAGTCCTTGGTCAATTGCCATAAATCAAAATACTAACAAAGTGTATGTTGCAAGTGGCACTTCAGAAGCAATTAACGTAATTGATGGGGAAACAGACAGTTTAATTTATGAAATAAATCCAGGTGTAAAACCTTGGGGTCTTTCAATAAATGAAAAGAGTAAAGTGCTATACGTGTCAAGTTGGGATTCTAATCAAATAATAGTAATTGATATTCAAACTGATCAAATAATTTATGAAATCCCCATCATATCTGGAGCATGGCAAATGACTACCAATCAAAACAATGGAATAACCATTATTTCAAATGAGCATTCAAATGAACTATATCTATTAGATGAAAACTCTAGAAAGATTCAAACAATTTCTGTTTTAGACTCTCCACAGTCCATGATTGCTTCGCCAACTTCAAATATCATTTATGTTACCAATCCTTTATCAAACTCAGTATCTTCAGTAGTGTATGATTACGAATACCATGGACTTTCACCAATTATTGAGGAAATAATCACTGACAATGACTCTATAAATGACGAATTGATTTTAGAAGTAATTCAAGGTATATCCAATGTTCCTCAACGTGAAGATTTTGACACGGATATGATTTCAGGACTTTTGAAGAATTTGGGAATCACAGGAGAATTTGACGGTAATGGAATAGCACGTATTCTGCTTGACGATTATAATGAAAAGAAGGAACTACAGCCAAAAACAGCCATAGTCCCTTCTTGGACAACTGATCTAGCCATGATGTTCAGTGATGATCTAGGCAGTCAGCCAACAAGAGAAATTAATTGTGATGATGATGCATTTTTCCCTATTAATGATATTGACAACATAAACCCATTTGATGTTTGGGTAAGTATTCTACCTATTTGTGCATTATCTTAA
- a CDS encoding response regulator, translated as MTSAVIVDDDFDTVEVFSEFLSLQNIDVLGKAYNGLDGIKLFEEKQPDIIFSDLWMPEYDGFYLIAELRKKFKDAKIIMVTADLTQETDKKLKECDVNAVIFKPFKINQIMNAVENVSNNEKQIVPT; from the coding sequence ATGACTAGTGCAGTAATTGTTGATGATGATTTTGATACAGTAGAAGTATTTTCAGAATTTCTCTCATTACAAAATATAGATGTTCTAGGTAAAGCTTACAACGGTCTAGACGGAATAAAACTATTTGAAGAAAAGCAACCAGATATTATTTTTTCAGATCTTTGGATGCCAGAATATGATGGGTTTTATCTTATAGCAGAATTAAGGAAAAAATTCAAAGATGCAAAAATAATCATGGTTACTGCAGATTTAACTCAAGAGACGGATAAAAAATTAAAGGAGTGTGATGTAAATGCAGTGATTTTCAAACCTTTTAAAATAAACCAAATTATGAATGCAGTTGAGAATGTCTCAAATAATGAAAAACAAATAGTTCCAACATAG
- a CDS encoding plastocyanin/azurin family copper-binding protein, translating into MASIDKAAIAFSIAITAIGVGIAFSGDSLQNAGTVVSIPAPRAMEPSYEEASPKVDPFADIAEKVKQETPKVEEKMMEKTQEKSVEIEEKMEVVEETPKEKAMEKPAGPTTHTVDIPVGTSVPGCEESNACYLPADITINAGDTVNWVNIDSAAHTVTGGSPADGPSGVFDSSLVMAGAEYAFTFNDSGSYDYFCMVHPWMVGSVTVN; encoded by the coding sequence ATGGCAAGTATAGACAAGGCTGCAATTGCATTTTCTATTGCAATTACAGCTATCGGTGTAGGAATCGCATTCTCAGGGGATTCACTACAAAATGCCGGCACTGTTGTTTCAATTCCAGCTCCAAGAGCAATGGAACCAAGTTATGAAGAAGCAAGTCCCAAGGTAGATCCATTTGCAGATATAGCAGAAAAGGTCAAACAAGAAACTCCAAAAGTTGAGGAGAAGATGATGGAGAAGACTCAGGAAAAATCTGTAGAAATTGAAGAAAAAATGGAAGTAGTTGAAGAAACTCCAAAAGAAAAAGCTATGGAAAAACCAGCAGGACCAACAACACATACAGTTGATATTCCGGTAGGCACTTCAGTTCCAGGATGTGAAGAATCTAACGCATGTTACTTACCAGCAGACATTACAATAAATGCTGGGGATACAGTCAATTGGGTTAACATAGATTCAGCAGCACATACAGTTACTGGTGGCAGTCCAGCAGATGGTCCATCTGGTGTATTTGATAGCAGTCTAGTCATGGCAGGTGCAGAATATGCATTTACTTTTAATGATTCAGGCAGTTATGATTACTTTTGCATGGTTCATCCTTGGATGGTTGGCAGTGTTACAGTGAACTAA
- a CDS encoding response regulator: protein MSKRILVAEDNRFTAMQYEKILQSGNHEVEIAKDGDDCIQKYISSMDDVSKESKFDVLILDHSMPQKNGAEVASDILSLNPKQKIILASAYALSTERNFSKLKDRILFLQKPFQLSKILELV from the coding sequence ATGTCAAAACGAATTCTAGTAGCAGAAGATAATAGATTTACTGCCATGCAATATGAAAAAATACTCCAAAGTGGAAATCATGAGGTTGAAATTGCAAAAGATGGGGATGATTGCATTCAGAAATATATCAGTAGTATGGATGATGTTTCAAAAGAAAGTAAGTTTGATGTGTTGATTTTAGATCATTCCATGCCACAAAAAAATGGGGCAGAAGTAGCATCAGATATTTTATCTTTGAATCCAAAGCAAAAAATTATTCTTGCATCAGCATATGCACTATCAACTGAAAGAAATTTTTCAAAATTAAAAGATAGAATATTATTTCTTCAAAAACCATTCCAACTTTCAAAAATTCTAGAATTAGTTTAG
- a CDS encoding response regulator — MKILIIEDEIDLLEEYKIFLESNNHNVTLEMNGENGLKTYFNNFVPNAESTPYDIVILDYQLSGKNGMQVASEILAKCPNQRILFASAYVEDTLKESIKTLKQIVELLQKPFGLQKLLNVIEDTTTYEELAKLNVDIKNLKELEPTHAQISTYLEIMKKIHDKLE, encoded by the coding sequence ATGAAAATTCTAATTATAGAAGATGAAATTGATTTATTAGAAGAATACAAAATTTTCCTTGAATCAAATAATCATAATGTCACATTAGAAATGAATGGAGAAAACGGACTAAAAACATATTTTAATAATTTTGTTCCCAATGCTGAATCCACTCCTTATGATATAGTAATTTTAGATTATCAGTTATCAGGCAAAAATGGAATGCAGGTAGCATCAGAGATATTGGCCAAATGTCCAAATCAGAGAATTTTGTTTGCATCAGCATATGTTGAGGATACATTAAAAGAATCAATTAAGACTCTGAAACAAATTGTAGAGCTGCTTCAAAAACCATTTGGACTACAAAAGCTTTTGAATGTAATTGAAGATACCACAACATATGAAGAATTAGCCAAGCTTAATGTAGATATAAAAAATCTAAAAGAACTTGAGCCTACTCACGCACAAATTAGCACATATTTAGAGATCATGAAAAAGATTCATGATAAATTAGAATAG
- a CDS encoding universal stress protein: MSMQINAPQQEKFSKALFKKILVPFDNSKMSDRAFLHAINLNFSHKIEIIILSVYHSDHGSISFLDYNAHQTIIEKGKLNEIKLKHKKLKEIAKEYGIECRTFVAASSSITQTVMSYIYSTKADLVIMGTRGNGSDRKLMLGSVSLEVSQNSPVPVLLVK, encoded by the coding sequence ATGAGTATGCAAATAAATGCACCACAACAAGAAAAATTTTCAAAGGCTCTTTTTAAAAAAATTCTTGTCCCATTTGACAATTCAAAAATGTCAGATAGAGCATTTTTGCATGCAATAAATCTAAATTTTAGCCATAAAATAGAAATCATTATTCTTTCAGTTTACCATAGTGATCATGGATCAATTTCATTTTTAGATTATAATGCACATCAAACAATCATAGAGAAAGGCAAATTAAATGAAATTAAATTAAAACATAAAAAATTAAAAGAAATTGCTAAAGAGTATGGTATTGAATGCAGGACTTTTGTTGCAGCTTCATCATCAATTACTCAGACGGTAATGTCTTACATTTATTCTACAAAAGCAGATCTAGTCATTATGGGCACAAGAGGGAATGGTTCGGATAGAAAATTAATGCTAGGAAGCGTTTCTCTTGAAGTATCACAAAACTCCCCAGTTCCAGTATTACTAGTAAAATAA
- a CDS encoding HAMP domain-containing sensor histidine kinase, whose translation MLLEISSHSQFRIGICISMIILLLGVVSIYTIKTMDDINQNYNFILDYNEKISNFDDIKVKYERQMTIFESLKSEENLVGVGTFWIYNTEIKNKIYDFNRLILDNHQIDEILANEQFFELENTVNLYYNLHLEYENSASNALSYFYDGNFGGFLLEYENLKYLQFELLEKLQDIEQMLEIIPVHSKLSVDEIIVDFQILQWTMIILVGVVTSMLVFFLNQTNKNLKNEIKTQTKDLQKLNEKLKKVDKKREEFISIASHELKGPIQPIFGFVELAKTGIISKQEALEGISNIALNLENIANNVLDLTKIENDELELHLEKNNINDIISEVLDSEHFNPDRKVPIKTRLDLDVMINLDKTRIKQVLRNIIDNCIKFTETGDITIQTNLLKDKKTLKLFISDSGPEIPNDVLPKIFKKFVTKGNYKISGFGLGLYISKKIIDAHNGKISAYNKNGHPVFEIALPIVDFDLTWKDSVVDDIENSIKNN comes from the coding sequence ATGTTGTTAGAGATTTCTAGTCATTCTCAATTTAGAATTGGAATATGTATATCAATGATAATTTTGCTGTTGGGAGTTGTCTCAATTTATACTATAAAAACAATGGATGACATAAATCAGAATTATAACTTTATTTTAGATTATAATGAAAAAATTTCTAATTTTGATGATATTAAAGTAAAGTATGAAAGACAGATGACAATATTTGAAAGTTTAAAATCTGAAGAAAACTTGGTAGGTGTTGGAACATTTTGGATATATAATACTGAAATTAAAAATAAAATTTATGATTTTAATAGATTAATCTTGGATAATCATCAAATTGATGAAATCTTAGCTAATGAACAATTCTTCGAACTTGAAAATACTGTTAATTTGTATTATAATTTGCACTTGGAGTATGAAAATAGTGCATCAAATGCATTATCATATTTTTATGATGGAAATTTTGGTGGATTTTTACTAGAATATGAGAATTTGAAATATTTACAATTTGAATTACTTGAAAAACTCCAAGATATTGAACAAATGCTTGAGATAATCCCAGTACATTCAAAATTATCTGTAGATGAGATAATTGTTGATTTCCAGATTTTACAATGGACTATGATTATTTTAGTGGGGGTTGTAACCTCTATGTTGGTCTTCTTTCTCAATCAAACAAATAAAAATCTCAAAAATGAAATTAAAACACAAACAAAAGATCTTCAAAAACTAAATGAAAAATTAAAAAAAGTAGATAAAAAACGGGAGGAGTTTATATCAATTGCATCCCATGAGCTAAAGGGTCCGATTCAACCCATTTTTGGCTTTGTTGAACTTGCAAAAACAGGCATAATTTCAAAACAAGAAGCTCTCGAAGGAATATCTAACATTGCCCTTAATTTAGAAAATATTGCAAATAATGTACTTGATCTCACGAAAATTGAAAATGATGAGTTGGAATTACATCTGGAGAAAAACAACATAAATGATATCATTTCTGAAGTTCTAGATTCTGAGCATTTTAATCCTGATAGAAAAGTGCCAATAAAGACTAGGCTTGATCTTGATGTTATGATTAACCTTGACAAAACTAGAATTAAACAGGTTCTTAGAAATATTATAGATAACTGTATTAAATTCACAGAAACTGGGGATATTACAATTCAAACAAATCTACTAAAAGATAAAAAAACATTGAAACTTTTCATAAGTGACTCCGGTCCTGAGATTCCAAATGATGTCCTTCCAAAAATTTTCAAAAAATTTGTAACTAAAGGAAATTACAAAATTTCAGGCTTTGGACTTGGATTGTATATATCTAAAAAAATTATTGATGCTCATAATGGAAAAATTTCTGCATATAATAAAAACGGACACCCTGTCTTTGAAATTGCATTGCCTATAGTTGACTTTGATCTTACTTGGAAAGATTCAGTTGTAGATGACATAGAAAACAGCATAAAAAATAATTAG
- a CDS encoding response regulator, which produces MSSGVKVLIADDASFMRTVLKDILKSNGLATDIVEAPDGVEAVRQYINHKPDLVTMDVNMPKADGIQALKGIMKVNPNARVIMVTSVEQKHIVQDAMKSGARDYIMKPFDRGNVGLVLNKVLRTK; this is translated from the coding sequence TTGAGTAGCGGAGTCAAAGTGTTAATTGCAGATGATGCATCATTCATGAGAACAGTTTTAAAAGATATTTTGAAATCAAACGGACTTGCAACAGATATTGTAGAGGCTCCAGATGGAGTAGAAGCTGTTCGACAATACATCAATCACAAACCAGACTTAGTTACAATGGATGTAAACATGCCAAAAGCTGATGGAATTCAAGCATTAAAAGGAATAATGAAAGTAAATCCAAATGCAAGAGTGATAATGGTTACATCAGTTGAACAAAAACATATTGTTCAAGATGCAATGAAATCAGGTGCAAGAGATTACATAATGAAACCATTTGATAGGGGAAATGTTGGATTAGTGCTAAATAAAGTACTGAGAACAAAATAA